In the Hippoglossus stenolepis isolate QCI-W04-F060 chromosome 14, HSTE1.2, whole genome shotgun sequence genome, one interval contains:
- the cbarpb gene encoding voltage-dependent calcium channel beta subunit-associated regulatory protein, which translates to MSNESTVWNILPENSTEIPFKAKEQQDGYVLILVILSFFLVGTLIFISVLLITCRRCCHGGQCCDRASDDPEKTNTTYMEESLPTHEITIRVDESDCLSMVSSPDQETERFLSTGTTGRRVSFNEAALFDHSKKTQEKGRRYTLTEGDFHHLKNARLTHLHIPPPALKIVTIHECDSAENTITMKMRPVAKSALSIFQPMLCPLPQTALTSLSVNPSCALPGDALNSVVDTSFSENTVALSTKDNRSSSIEMMGPGPRGRGSSVSVGEGATMGSDAHPAGGGGGSTGSQGPVLQFFTKLRRHASLEGASPYFKIKKWKLDSSQRASSLDTRGSPKRRQFQRQRAASESMDQDDNDAHHIDLIQYIARTQDVPYGRTQPTTRLLSPPSTPPPSLGRVEVEVMVEPRCRQGGPGVIGLSPDPQDEALHLAKREGADPLEPQVPQDPQSLYRDIWTLRATLEQYAASDQSSNNDRSSVCSDVESVCSLGGRTETERGGLPSYTSQDLGDEAEGGEDDKGFLMYVDERLGTKEGKKRKSTESERGASDGETGTRKLLQMDSGYASIDAPSRGPEDLRLFGSSSISSSPKDRTAHEKRHHFTSAGKSGTIGDSFESHLEEEPEDESLLGASGGVSIETGPGSLSWFPYGQMLTPREAAQLSPQPPALHRRDYSIDEKTDALFHEFLRHDPQFDQLESPLKKHRSRIHLRKQWQRHKQWSDPGVRHFQSSFERQRTPLRRGESVNYPLDTSYHSTLPRIVSAPDEETSDGTGSTPDTLKVEPTTTEDGSKGATVRDTEEHASSSPPPPHSSVLEKDEGLSEPLDPQEDSKQSGLPPEPPDERSPPQLPDSSCYGPQTITAELTDKLTGNLDERLYRGLRSTRDTANECVMVTATHASPDHSPV; encoded by the exons ATGAGCAATGAGTCTACCGTCTGGAACATCCTACCAGAAAACTCCACA GAGATCCCATTCAAGGCCAAGGAGCAGCAGGATGGCTACGTGCTCATCCTGGTGATCCTCTCATTCTTCCTGGTAGGAACGTTGATCTTCATCTCGGTCCTCCTCATCACCTGCCGCCGATGCTGTCATGGAGGGCAATGCTGTGACAG GGCCAGCGATGACCCTGAAAAAACCAACACCACCTACATGGAGGAGTCTCTGCCCACCCATG AAATCACCATCAGGGTGGATGAGTCAGACTGCCTGTCAATGGTCAGCTCTCCCGATCAAGAGACAGAGCGCTTCCTCTCCACAGGCACCACAGGCCGCCGTGTCTCCTTCAATGAGGCGGCACTTTTCGATCACAGCAAGAAGACCCAGGAGAAGGGACGCAG GTACACTCTGACCGAGGGCGACTTTCACCACCTGAAGAACGCCCGTCTCACACACCTCCACATCCCGCCCCCGGCCCTCAAGATAGTCACCATCCACGAGTGCGACTCGGCCGAAAACACCATCACCATGAAGATGCGCCCTGTCGCTAAGTCAGCACTTTCCATCTTCCAG CCAATGCTGTGCCCCCTTCCACAAACAGCGCTGACCAGCCTGAGTGTCAATCCCAGCTGTGCCCTCCCTGGAGATGCTCTCAACTCTGTGGTGGACACCAGCTTCAGCGAGAACACTGTTGCACTCAGCACTAAAGACAATCGCTCCAGCTCT aTCGAGATGATGGGACCTGGACCGCGGGGCAGAGGCAGCAGTGTCAGCGTTGGAGAAGGGGCCACCATGGGAAGTGATGCCCATCCTgctggtggcggtggtggtagTACTGGAAGCCAGGGGCCCGTGCTGCAATTCTTCACCAAACTGCGGCGTCATGCTAGTTTGGAGGGGGCCAGTCCCTACTTCAAGATCAAGAAATGGAAGCTGGACAGCAGCCAGAGGGCCTCGAGTCTGGACACTAGAG GCTCGCCAAAGAGGAGACAGTTCCAGCGCCAGCGTGCCGCCAGTGAGAGCATGGACCAGGACGACAACGACGCGCACCACATAGACCTCATCCAGTACATCGCCCGCACCCAGGACGTCCCCTACGGCCGCACCCAGCCCACCACACGCCTCCTCTCGCCTCCCTCTACACCACCCCCCTCCCTCGGCAG GGTAGAGGTAGAGGTGATGGTGGAGCCCCGCTGCAGACAAGGAGGACCAGGGGTGATTGGCCTATCCCCTGATCCACAAGACGAAGCTCTGCACCTGGCAAAAAGGGAAGGTGCAGACCCCTTGGAGCCCCAAGTTCCCCAGGACCCCCAGTCACTTTACAGAGACATTTGGACCCTTCGCGCAACACTGGAACAGTATGCCGCCTCTGATCAGAGCAGCAACAATGACAGGAGCTCTGTCTGCAGCGATGTGGAAAGTGTGTGTTCGCTGGGTGGAcgaacagagacagagagaggagggctcCCCAGCTACACATCCCAAGATTTAGGGGATGAGGCAGAAGGTGGGGAGGATGACAAGGGCTTTTTGATGTACGTGGATGAGAGGTTGGGTACAAAGGAgggtaaaaaaaggaaaagcacagaATCAGAGCGAGGGGCCAGTGATGGAGAAACAGGGACTCGTAAACTGCTGCAGATGGATAGCGGCTATGCATCGATAGATGCTCCATCCCGAGGTCCAGAAGACCTGCGGCTGTTcgggagcagcagcatcagcagcagcccgAAGGACAGGACAGCCCATGAGAAAAGGCACCATTTCACCAGTGCAGGGAAAAGTGGAACTATAGGTGACAGCTTCGAGTCTCATCTCGAGGAGGAGCCAGAAGATGAGTCATTGTTGGGAGCCAGTGGTGGAGTTTCCATAGAAACAGGTCCCGGTTCACTGAGCTGGTTTCCATATGGTCAGATGCTCACACCGCGAGAGGCCGCGCAACTTTCACCACAACCACCAGCCCTGCACCGACGAGACTACAGCATCGACGAGAAGACGGACGCACTCTTCCATGAGTTTCTCCGCCACGACCCTCAGTTTGATCAGCTGGAATCACCACTGAAGAAACACAGGTCCCGAATCCACCTCCGAAAGCAGTGGCAGCGGCACAAGCAGTGGAGCGACCCTGGTGTCAGACACTTCCAGTCATCCTTTGAGCGACAGCGGACTCCCCTACGGAGGGGAGAAAGTGTAAACTACCCGCTGGACACGAGCTACCACAGCACCCTGCCCCGCATCGTCAGTGCTCCTGACGAGGAGACCAGCGATGGGACGGGCAGCACTCCCGACACTCTGAAGGTAGAGCCTACGACTACTGAGGATGGGAGCAAAGGCGCCACtgtcagagacactgaggaacACGCCTCATCTTCTCCGCCACCTCCTCATTCCTCTGTCTTAGAGAAAGATGAAGGACTGAGTGAGCCCCTTGACCCTCAagaggacagcaaacagtcaggACTCCCACCTGAGCCTCCGGACGAGCGCTCACCCCCTCAGCTGCCTGACTCCTCATGCTACGGCCCGCAAACCATCACAGCAGAgctcacagacaaactgacTGGTAACCTGGATGAGAGGCTGTACAGGGGCCTTCGCAGCACAAGGGACACAGCCAATGAGTGTGTGATGGTGACAGCCACACACGCCTCTCCAGATCACAGCCCTGTGTAG
- the atp5f1d gene encoding ATP synthase subunit delta, mitochondrial, producing the protein MMAARFLRRALPVLRQARSYAEAASGAPQMSFTFASPTQVFFTKASVKQVDVPTLTGQFGILPAHVPTLQVLRPGVVTVYNDDGSAVKYFVSSGSVTVNADSSVQLLAEEAFTLDQFDVAAAKANLEKAQSELAGTSDEAGRAAVQISIEANEAIVKALE; encoded by the exons ATGATGGCAGCGAGGTTTCTCCGCCGGGCTCTCCCGGTGCTCAGGCAGGCCCGGTCCTACGCAGAGGCGGCCTCCGGTGCCCCGCAGATGTCCTTCACTTTCGCCTCCCCGACACAG GTATTTTTCACCAAGGCCAGTGTGAAACAGGTTGATGTGCCCACACTCACCGGGCAATTCGGTATCCTCCCTGCCCACGTCCCCACCCTGCAGGTGCTCAGGCCCGGCGTTGTCACAGTCTACAATGACGACGGCTCCGCTGTCAAATACTTTG tgaGCAGCGGATCAGTAACAGTCAATGCTGATTCTTCAGTGCAGCTGTTAGCTGAGGAGGCGTTTACCTTGGACCAGTTCGACGTTGCA GCTGCCAAGGCCAACCTGGAGAAGGCCCAGTCTGAATTGGCTGGAACATCTGACGAGGCAGGGAGGGCAGCGGTTCAGATCAGCATAGAGGCCAACGAGGCCATCGTCAAGGCTCTGGAGTAG